Within the Desulfarculaceae bacterium genome, the region CCATGGCCTTGGCCAGCTCCAGGCAGGCCCGGCTGTAGAAGATGAAGCGCTCGGCGTTGTCCTCGTAGTCGCCGTAGGCGTTGCCGTAGAGCCCCTCGCGGTCGAACAGGTGCTCGTGGCTGATGAGGTAGTCGGTGACCCCGGAAGGGTTGCGGCGGCAATACACCTCGGCCTGATGCCGTTTCCAGGAAACCGGCACCTCCAAGGTCACCTCCAGGCGCTCCAGAGTCGCCTCCAGCTCCGGGGACATGCGGGGCTTGGGAGTGACCACGCCCACGGTGTGGCCCAACTGGGCCAGGGCGCGCGGCAGGTCGTAGGCCACTTCGGCCAGGCCGCCCACCCTTTTGTAGGGCCAGACTTCAGGCGCCAAAAATAGTATGTGCATCTGCCCGATCTCCCTTGATAGCCAAACTATAACACGCCATCGGGCGCAACAAAACCAAAGCAGCCATGGGGCCCGCCATGCGTTGACACCTTTGTAAAAGCGGCGCTAAGGTTAACCATGCGATGGCTACGGCACATATTCTCCCGGCCCCCGGTGGTGCTGGCGGCGGTGGTGCTCCTGCCCTGCCTGGCCTGGGGCGTGTTCTCCCTGGGCATGGACTGGAGCATCATGGAGCGCCTGGCCGACGGCGAGCGGGTGTCGGCCGAGATGCAGCGGCGGGTGCTGTTCACCGGCCTGGGCCTGGCGGTCACCCTGGCCGGCGTGCTCATCGGGGCCTTTTGGTGGCACCGCCGCTACGCCCGCCAGATCGACACCCTGGTGGAGGCCTGCCACCGCATGTCCCTGGGCGAGCCCTCTCCCCTGCCCGACGCGCCCCAGCGCCTGGAGCAGCTGGGCCGCCTGGCCCTGGCCATCCAGGTGATGCACGAGGCGCTGATGGACTACCTGAGCCTGTACCGGCGCTTTTTCGACGCCGCGCCGGACATGTTCCTCTCCCTGGCCCCGGCGGGGCAGCGCATTCTGGACGCCAACACCGCCTTTTGCCGGGCCGTGGGGATGCTCAAGGACGAGGTCCTTGGCCAGCCGGTGGAGCGCTTCGTGGATTTGGACAAGGGATGGGAGGAGGCCCTGGGATCGGGCAGCGAGTTTATCTCGGGACAAATCAAAACCGACAGCGGTATCATAAAAGTCGAAGCCAGCATCTCCTTGGAGGGAAACCCCGAGGGCCAGCCCTGGGTGCTGGGCGCCATCCTGCGCGACGTTACCCTGCGCGACGCCCTGCACGGAGAGCTTTTGCAGAAATCCACAGCACTGGAAAAGGCCCTGGAGGAGATCAGAAGCGTGGAAGAGCTCAAGGACGAATTCCTCACCACCCTGAGCCACGAGCTCAAGACGCCCCTGGTGTCCCTCAAGGGCTTTTTGCAGCTTTTGAAAAAGGGCGGCACCGGGCAGGAGCAGGGCGAGAAGTATCTGGACATCTGCTGGCGCAACCTGAGCAAGCTGGAGACCCAGATCAACAACCTCTTGGACCTGGCCCGCCTGAGCCACTCCAAGGAGCAGTACGAGATGGCCCCAGTGGACCTGAGCGCCCTGGTGCGCACCGCGGCCGAGAACCTGGCCCCGGCCGCGGCCGAACGCCGGGTGACCCTGGACCTGAGCGGCCTGAACGCGGGCCCCCTGGTGGTCGAGGGCAACCTGAACAAGCTGGTACAGCTGGTGGACAACCTCCTGGTCAACGCCATCAAGTACAACAAGGAGGACGGCCAGGTGCGTCTGGGCCTGGAGCGGGAAGGCTCCCAGGTGGTGCTCACCGTGGCCGACTCCGGGGTGGGCATCGACCGCGAGCACACCGCGGCCATCTTCAACCGCTTCTACCGGGCCGACATGAGCGGCACCGGCCGCCTGGAGGGCCTGGGTATCGGGCTCAGCCTGGTGCAGGAGATCGTAAAGCTGCACAACGGCGACATCCGGGTGGAGAGCGAGCCCGGGGTGGGCACCACCTTCACCGTGACCCTGGAGGCGGGCGCATGAGCCGGCCCCTGGTGCTGTTGGTGGAAGACGACCAGGACATCGCGGCCCTGTACAGCGCGCTGCTGGAGGCCGAGGGCATGACCGTGGTGCATTGCCTGGACCGCCAGCAGGCGGACCGCTGGTGGCACAACGCCGAGCGCCGGCCGGACCTGGTGGTGCTGGACGTACGCCTGCCCGACGGCTCGGGCCTGGAGCTGTGCAGCGACCTGGGGGGCCTTTGCGAAAAATCCTCTCTCCCGCCCATAATCGTGCTCAGCGCCCACGGCGACCCCCGCATGCCTTCCCTATGCCGCCAGGCCGGGGCGGCGGCCTTTTTGGACAAGCTGGAGAATTTGGACAACCTTGTCTATAAGGCTAAGGAATTATTGGACAATCAAGCTTAAGACTTTTTTAGTCCGCCTTTTTAGGGCAATTCTACCCGACAAACTCCCCCAAATTATAGCATCGGCAATTTATTACCGTTTTTTTTCGGGCTATTTCACCTGTTAATTTAATTGGCATTTAGAAGCAAACTCTTATG harbors:
- a CDS encoding PAS domain-containing protein translates to MRWLRHIFSRPPVVLAAVVLLPCLAWGVFSLGMDWSIMERLADGERVSAEMQRRVLFTGLGLAVTLAGVLIGAFWWHRRYARQIDTLVEACHRMSLGEPSPLPDAPQRLEQLGRLALAIQVMHEALMDYLSLYRRFFDAAPDMFLSLAPAGQRILDANTAFCRAVGMLKDEVLGQPVERFVDLDKGWEEALGSGSEFISGQIKTDSGIIKVEASISLEGNPEGQPWVLGAILRDVTLRDALHGELLQKSTALEKALEEIRSVEELKDEFLTTLSHELKTPLVSLKGFLQLLKKGGTGQEQGEKYLDICWRNLSKLETQINNLLDLARLSHSKEQYEMAPVDLSALVRTAAENLAPAAAERRVTLDLSGLNAGPLVVEGNLNKLVQLVDNLLVNAIKYNKEDGQVRLGLEREGSQVVLTVADSGVGIDREHTAAIFNRFYRADMSGTGRLEGLGIGLSLVQEIVKLHNGDIRVESEPGVGTTFTVTLEAGA
- a CDS encoding response regulator: MSRPLVLLVEDDQDIAALYSALLEAEGMTVVHCLDRQQADRWWHNAERRPDLVVLDVRLPDGSGLELCSDLGGLCEKSSLPPIIVLSAHGDPRMPSLCRQAGAAAFLDKLENLDNLVYKAKELLDNQA